DNA from Daucus carota subsp. sativus chromosome 1, DH1 v3.0, whole genome shotgun sequence:
CAAGCAAAAGGAAAGCCTATTGGGAACCTCTGGTCAAACGTTTTCACAGCAAGCTTGCCTCATGGAAAGCTGATACTCTAAACCTAGTTGGGAGATCAATTATAATCAAATCAGTTCTTGATAGTCTCCCAACTTATTGGCTTGGATTGCATATGCTTCCGTCTAGGGTGTGTGACAGAATTGAAAGGATCAGAAGAGATTTCCTATGGGGTTCGTTTGCTGGTCAAGAAGATTTTAAGCGGAAAATGCACTCTGTTAGGTGGAGCAAGGTATGTTCCTCAAAAGATCATGGTGGTTTGGGCTTGGTGCCAATTAAAGTGAAGAATTTGGCTTTGCTTGGTAAATGGTCATTTAGATGGGATAAGGAACGCCACAGAAGCTGGAACATATGGATTAGAGACAAGTACAAGTGTCCCAAGCATTCCAACTTGCAAGAAAGTTTGGTTGGGAAAAGGTCTTCAAACAGCTTGCAAGACATGGTTTCAGCTGCATGTCATCCGCTTTCCAAAAGGAAATTGGATCGGGGAAAACTTGTCTGGAGATTAGGGAATGGTATTCAGGTACTCTTCTGGGAAGATATCTGGCACGAGGACATGGCACTAATGGATagatacaaaaaattatatagccTATCCACGCTGCAAGGAATTTCTGTTGCTCTTTTTCTCAACCAATGGCAGTTGGTAACCTCAGTAGAGTCTCTATGGACCAGGAGCTTAAGAGCTTGGGAGATTGAGGAACTAAATAGCCTGGTTTTAATCATCAAAGgtacaaaattaaatacaaagCAGGACTCTCTCATATGTCAAGTATCAAGAAGTGAATTCTCGGTTCGCCAGGCAGTTATGGAATTGTCATCCTAGGGGGATAAAGTAAATTGGAAATTCATCTGGAAATTGAGAGTACCACAGAAAGTCAACTTCTTTCTCTGGAAAGTACATTTGAATATTCTGTCTATTAAAGATTTCTTGGCAAGGAGAGGAATTAATGTTCCAGGTAGTGGCATCTGCATATGTTGTGGAATTTTGGAAGAATCAGCTCATCATCTGTTTTTTGAATGTCAAGTAGCTAAG
Protein-coding regions in this window:
- the LOC108217940 gene encoding uncharacterized protein LOC108217940 yields the protein MEGAQLLGCKVGQWPMTYLGVSIGISSKRKAYWEPLVKRFHSKLASWKADTLNLVGRSIIIKSVLDSLPTYWLGLHMLPSRVCDRIERIRRDFLWGSFAGQEDFKRKMHSVRWSKVCSSKDHGGLGLVPIKVKNLALLGKWSFRWDKERHRSWNIWIRDKYKCPKHSNLQESLVGKRSSNSLQDMVSAACHPLSKRKLDRGKLVWRLGNGIQVLFWEDIWHEDMALMDRYKKLYSLSTLQGISVALFLNQWQLVTSVESLWTRSLRAWEIEELNSLVLIIKDFLARRGINVPGSGICICCGILEESAHHLFFECQVAKKLWQLVCLWWHLDVDLLEGLNLFNLWDSAKLVQNKKAKVAWKIVISATLWTIWISRNDAIFNSNHVNRGKIFATLKVLAREWCLISNIISDCSTSWWSHNPIEAITKTESVQMHALFQVNWDLIAFLDGSWKVKQGTSLAGIGGYIQKKNGDVILSFSGPCNASNALQAEWSALSFLITNFAESRWAEKSLLIYTDCSNLVRKFLELFSGNVDDAHIPLAGLNKSIKVYIKHISRDLNCRADVLAKTGAQKTQMARLWAQK